One Neodiprion pinetum isolate iyNeoPine1 chromosome 1, iyNeoPine1.2, whole genome shotgun sequence genomic window carries:
- the Dora gene encoding zinc finger SWIM domain-containing protein 8 homolog isoform X1, whose product MGANVHNLPTVMAARTQYNVAVTFDRRRITSCNCTCSSTAYWCSHVVAVCLHRIHLPTQVCLRAPVSESLSRLHREQLQKFAQYLISELPQQILPTAQRLLDELLSAQPSAINSYCGAPDPTAGASAHDQTSWYLDEKTLHDNIKKILIKFCVPAPIVFSDVNYLSTTAPPAAAEWSSLLRPLRGREPEGMWNLLSIVREMFKRTDRNAIPLLEIITEECMACEQILVWWFNTKVALSNGSGHGGGKHGNMNSNASQHACSSLCDEIVVLWRLAALNPGLSPSEREMLHGQFTAWHMKIIDKITKSRGSSVSHNSHNRNNSSIQNSLRTDLEVFTGFKPALEACYLDWEEYTLPGITYTAGSNPMYHCPFTCFRHAGDARTEVNQVNSSPAVLNCQPPTSHHHGRRPLSLGLVEFSYMDRRRLNPREFPGLCSRNAGDGNRSSVSSEGFCENYTDMPETPEPQAVLVRRGCAQLNNCGDTDSQEGGGSESSSSSNTSLNHAQSLDKHRSNASSETHSDSSDSSNSKTVETNRRPSLVEYSNEPVASTSRGVVPKHNVVKSGPDSDLEKDPSRRPSKDESLSSSSDSPSGDEYNVYYYDPKTPVANGGASNKDSKNETLAISSANTSTVLGNLKKTEDPWDILFARAEGLHAHGHAREACTLGVQLAEELLANPPDLMIEVPPLPVKGKRKKQQINPASHQLTCLASATLAKCGFLCTVLAENSEHHNLAFRVGLFGLEMARPPASTKPLEVKLAHQESELVGLLKRIPLSPSELAMVRQRAEQLRDGVLRSRGHALLPIMLSSFIFDALNISRLKLPTDVDENLGFDAAVAALGLKANVSEADHPLLCEGTRRQRGDLAITLLVHYKDIPMKVARIMDKLLDRDVHQLIKSPILSSYYSSNPPTKSQMAGFRCEEARASPLTGIETTGNGDGALGANSRPHSSTSAEIESGMSTLTVQPQTAQQQAPARTKETRFKGKRAYPSIPNQPSEAGAHFMCELAKTVLAKAGGNSATSLFTQASTSQNHHGPHRALHMCAFQLGLYALGLHNCVSPNWLSRTYSSHVSWITGQAMEIGAPAIWFLIDSWEGHLTPPEAVSIADKSSRGSDPNMVRAAAELALSCLPHAHALNPNEIQRAILQCKEQSDLMLEKACITVENTAKGGGVYPEVLFQVAKYWYELYLRHTPGGEQQEEIPHDPLQLDPSGALLVESGPPMDLVTGQVIPGPAQAVVVTSTQPPPPQPYPSVHPSITTPAPLGVGTPYTVAPYSFVHRFHHHLPAFGGPMPPHRVALPPPPSHMQMFHPLFSPHPGHPQHPRNPAVGTQQPLVPQYYAPPPVTTVNVQAPPGTHHMFTMQQPMPVNVLYFRKVQSGVAGPLPGQNGLPGPTLVQAQPIISTVRAQPQVHRQSQPFSPQQLRALVAAYRVGMLALETLARRVHDDRPQAKYARNPPYGEDVKWLLRVSKRLGNQYLHQLCICTVNSIVSPFVLHDVALEAAHYLARSNPTLVLQHLRSALAPLVHKCQQMYIQCMHQKLYHLAAGDYEDFVSVVCAARAAFQITPEGHTQFKEWLQSIRRSKSCKKDLWAQINAALQQNGK is encoded by the exons ATGGGAGCAAACGTTCATAATTTACCAACCGTTATGGCTGCTCGTACTCAGTACAATGTAGCTGTGACATTTGATAGGCGACGTATCACATCCTGCAATTGCACATGCTCTTCAACGGCATACTGGTGTTCACATGTAGTTGCGGTTTGCTTGCATAGAATACATCTG CCAACCCAAGTATGCTTGAGAGCACCTGTGAGCGAATCTCTGTCCAGGCTGCATCGTGAACAACTACAGAAATTTGCTCAATATCTTATTAGCGAACTGCCACAACAAATCCTTCCCACTGCTCAGCGTCTTTTAGATGAACTTTTATCAGCGCAACCTAGCGCTATAAATAGCTATTGCGGAGCACCAGATCCCACTGCTGGAGCATCCGCTCATGATCAAACTTCCTGGTACTTGGATGAGAAAACATTACatgataatataaaaaaaattcttatcaaATTTTGTGTACCTGCTCCGATAGTTTTCAG CGACGTGAATTATCTAAGTACCACTGCCCCGCCGGCTGCTGCAGAATGGTCATCTCTATTGCGACCGTTAAGGGGTCGTGAGCCAGAGGGGATGTGGAATCTTCTTTCAATAGTCAGAGAAATGTTTAAAAGAACAGACAGAAACGCTATACCGCTTCTTGAAATAATTACCGAGGAGTGTATGGCTTGTGAACAAATTCTCGTGTGGTGGTTCAACACTAAAGTTGCCCTTTCAAATGGTTCTGGACACGGGGGTGGAAAACATGGCAATATGAACAGCAATGCGTCACAACATGCTTGTTCTTCGCTCTGTGATGAGATAGTTGTTCTCTGGAGGTTAGCAGCATTGAATCCTGGGCTATCTCCATCTGAGAGGGAAATGCTTCATGGTCAGTTCACAGCGTGgcatatgaaaataattgacaaG ATAACTAAAAGTCGAGGTAGCTCAGTGTCACATAACTCACACAATAGGAATAATAGTAGCATTCAAAATTCCTTAAGAACAGATCTTGAGGTATTTACAGGATTTAAACCAGCGCTAGAAGCTTGTTACTTAGATTGGGAAGAATACACACTTCCTGGGATCACGTATACCGCTGGGAGTAACCCTATGTACCACTGTCCATTCACGTGTTTCAGACATGCGGGAGACGCAAGGACAGAAGTTAATCAA GTAAATTCAAGTCCTGCGGTTCTAAATTGTCAACCGCCAACGTCTCACCATCATGGTAGAAGACCGCTCAGTTTGGGATTGGTAGAATTCAGTTACATGGATAGAAGACGGTTGAATCCGCGAGAGTTTCCTGGATTATGTTCCAGAAATGCTGGAGACGGAAACAGAAGCAGCGTTAGTTCGGAAggattttgtgaaaattatacGGACATGCCAGAGACACCAGAACCACAGGCAGTTCTTGTCAGACGCGGTTGCGCTCAGTTAAACAACTGTGGAGATACAGATTCGCAG GAAGGTGGCGGCAGCGAATCATCATCTAGTAGCAACACCAGTCTAAACCACGCTCAAAGTTTGGATAAGCACCGCTCAAATGCGTCGTCTGAGACGCACAGTGATAGTAGTGATAGTAGTAACAGTAAAACAGTTGAAACAAATCGTAGGCCAAGTTTAGTCGAGTATAGTAATGAACCAGTGGCAAGTACTTCACGCGGTGTTGTACCTAAGCATAATGTTGTGAAAAGTGGACCGGACTCAGATCTCGAGAAGGATCCATCGAGGAGACCATCCAAGGATGAGAGTTTATCATCGAGCAGCGACAGCCCATCTGGGGATGAGTACAACGTGTATTATTATGACCCAAAAACACCAGTAGCTAATGGGGGTGCAAGTAATAAAGACTCAAAGAACGAAACACTTGCTATTAGTTCTGCAAATACCAGTACAGTCTTAGGCAATTTAAAGAAGACCGAGGATCCATGGGATATACTCTTCGCCAGAGCTGAGGGACTTCACGCGCACGGTCATGCAAGAGAAGCGTGTACTCTTGGCGTTCAGCTTGCCGAAGAATTACTAGCTAATCCACCTGACTTGATGATCGAGGTACCACCTCTGCCAGtcaaaggaaaaaggaaaaag CAACAAATCAATCCTGCCTCGCACCAACTCACCTGCTTGGCATCTGCGACGTTGGCAAAATGCGGTTTCCTCTGTACGGTGCTTGCCGAAAATTCTGAACATCACAATTTGGCCTTTAGAGTTGGATTATTCGGACTTGAAATGGCTAGGCCTCCAGCGAGCACGAAACCTCTTGAA GTCAAGTTAGCTCATCAAGAAAGCGAGTTGGTAGGCTTACTGAAAAGGATACCATTGTCTCCTTCTGAACTCGCCATGGTTAGACAGAGAGCAGAGCAATTGAGAGATGGAGTATTACGGTCCAGAGGTCACGCCCTATTGCCAATTATGCTGTCCAGCTTCATCTTTGATGCACTCAACATTTCAA GACTGAAACTGCCCACAGACGTAGACGAGAACCTCGGATTTGACGCAGCAGTCGCAGCTCTTGGATTGAAGGCGAATGTCAGTGAAGCAGACCATCCCCTATTATGCGAAGGGACACGGAGGCAAAG AGGGGATCTGGCTATAACTCTGTTGGTGCACTACAAGGATATACCGATGAAGGTGGCACGAATAATGGATAAATTACTGGACCGCGATGTTCATCAACTGATCAAATCACCTATACTTAGCAGTTATTACTCCTCTAATCCTCCTACAAAGAGTCAG ATGGCCGGCTTCCGTTGCGAGGAAGCGCGTGCTTCTCCTCTCACTGGAATAGAAACAACTGGTAATGGGGATGGTGCTCTTGGAGCAAATAGCAGACCCCATAGCAGCACTAGTGCAGAAATTGAAAGTGGAATGAGTACTTTAACAGTCCAACCACAAACAGCTCAGCAGCAGGCACCAGCAAGAACTAAAGAGACTCG tttcaaGGGCAAGCGGGCATATCCATCGATTCCTAATCAGCCGTCAGAAGCTGGAGCGCACTTCATGTGTGAACTTGCTAAGACAGTTTTAGCTAAGGCTGGGGGTAATAGTGCCACTTCGTTATTTACTCAGGCCTCTACTAGCCAGAATCATCACGGACCACATAGGGCTCTTCACATGTGTGCCTTCCAACTTGGACTCTATGCCCTTGGTCTACACAACTGCGTTAGTCCAAATTGGTTGAGTCGCACGTACTCGAGTCATGTCTCTTGGATAACTGGTCAAGCAATGGAAATTGGCGCTCCTGCTATATGGTTCCTTATAGATAGTTGGGAGGGACACTTGACTCCTCCAGAAGCTGTCAGTATAGCCGACAAGTCTTCCAGAGGAAGTGATCCCAATATGGTTAGAGCTGCTGCTGAATTAGCTCTGTCATGCCTGCCGCATGCGCATGCTCTCAATCCGAATGAGATACAGAGAGCTATTTTGCAG TGCAAGGAACAAAGTGATCTCATGCTAGAGAAGGCTTGTATAACTGTCGAAAATACCGCCAAAGGTGGTGGAGTTTATCCAGAAGTATTGTTCCAAGTAGCCAAATACTGGTATGAATTGTATTTAAGG CATACTCCTGGTGGGGAACAGCAGGAAGAAATTCCTCACGATCCTTTGCAATTAGATCCAAGCGGAGCTCTGCTTGTTGAATCTGGACCTCCTATGGACTTGGTTACCGGTCAAGTAATACCAGGTCCAGCTCAAGCAGTTGTTGTGACAAGTACTCAGCCACCACCACCTCAGCCGTATCCAAGCGTGCATCCATCTATTACAACACCTGCTCCGCTGG GGGTTGGGACACCATATACCGTAGCTCCGTACAGCTTTGTGCACCGTTTTCACCATCATCTTCCAGCATTTGGTGGGCCAATGCCTCCACACAGAGTGGCGTTACCTCCACCACCTTCTCACATGCAGATGTTCCATCCCTTATTTTCTCCTCATCCTGGACATCCTCAGCATCCTCGAAATCCAGCTGTTGGTACCCAGCAACCTCTGGTACCTCAATACTATGCCCCACCACCTGTAACGACCGTTAATGTACAAGCACCTCCGGGAACTCATCATATGTTTACTATGCAACAACCGATGCCTGTGAAT GTGTTATACTTTCGAAAGGTTCAGTCTGGAGTAGCGGGACCACTTCCTGGTCAAAACGGTCTGCCTGGTCCAACTTTAGTTCAAGCTCAACCTATCATATCAACTGTTAGAGCGCAACCACAG GTACATAGACAGAGTCAACCTTTCAGTCCACAGCAGCTGCGAGCATTGGTAGCTGCTTATAGGGTTGGTATGTTGGCTCTGGAGACTTTGGCTCGAAGAGTTCATGACGACAGGCCACAAGCCAAGTATGCTCGAAATCCACCATATGGAGAAGATGTAAAATGGCTACTTCGTGTTTCTAAACGCCTCGGTAACCAGTATCTCCACCAACTCTGCATTTGCACAGTAAACAGCATCGTCAGTCCTTTTGTTCTTCACGACGTTGCACTCGAGGCTGCTCACTATCTTGCTAGAAGCAATCCAACCCTAGTTTTACAGCATTTGAGATCAGCCCTCGCTCCGCTCGTTCACAAATGTCAGCAAAT GTATATCCAGTGTATGCATCAGAAGCTTTATCATCTAGCAGCAGGGGACTATGAGGATTTCGTCAGTGTTGTGTGCGCAGCAAGAGCCGCATTTCAAATCACTCCTGAGGGGCATACTCAATTTAAAGAATGGCTGCAGTCCATCAGAAG ATCAAAGTCCTGCAAAAAGGATTTGTGGGCGCAGATCAACGCGGCACTACAGCAGAATGGCAAATGA
- the Dora gene encoding zinc finger SWIM domain-containing protein 8 homolog isoform X2 — MGANVHNLPTVMAARTQYNVAVTFDRRRITSCNCTCSSTAYWCSHVVAVCLHRIHLPTQVCLRAPVSESLSRLHREQLQKFAQYLISELPQQILPTAQRLLDELLSAQPSAINSYCGAPDPTAGASAHDQTSWYLDEKTLHDNIKKILIKFCVPAPIVFSDVNYLSTTAPPAAAEWSSLLRPLRGREPEGMWNLLSIVREMFKRTDRNAIPLLEIITEECMACEQILVWWFNTKVALSNGSGHGGGKHGNMNSNASQHACSSLCDEIVVLWRLAALNPGLSPSEREMLHGQFTAWHMKIIDKITKSRGSSVSHNSHNRNNSSIQNSLRTDLEVFTGFKPALEACYLDWEEYTLPGITYTAGSNPMYHCPFTCFRHAGDARTEVNQVNSSPAVLNCQPPTSHHHGRRPLSLGLVEFSYMDRRRLNPREFPGLCSRNAGDGNRSSVSSEGFCENYTDMPETPEPQAVLVRRGCAQLNNCGDTDSQEGGGSESSSSSNTSLNHAQSLDKHRSNASSETHSDSSDSSNSKTVETNRRPSLVEYSNEPVASTSRGVVPKHNVVKSGPDSDLEKDPSRRPSKDESLSSSSDSPSGDEYNVYYYDPKTPVANGGASNKDSKNETLAISSANTSTVLGNLKKTEDPWDILFARAEGLHAHGHAREACTLGVQLAEELLANPPDLMIEVPPLPVKGKRKKQQINPASHQLTCLASATLAKCGFLCTVLAENSEHHNLAFRVGLFGLEMARPPASTKPLEVKLAHQESELVGLLKRIPLSPSELAMVRQRAEQLRDGVLRSRGHALLPIMLSSFIFDALNISRLKLPTDVDENLGFDAAVAALGLKANVSEADHPLLCEGTRRQRGDLAITLLVHYKDIPMKVARIMDKLLDRDVHQLIKSPILSSYYSSNPPTKSQMAGFRCEEARASPLTGIETTGNGDGALGANSRPHSSTSAEIESGMSTLTVQPQTAQQQAPARTKETRFKGKRAYPSIPNQPSEAGAHFMCELAKTVLAKAGGNSATSLFTQASTSQNHHGPHRALHMCAFQLGLYALGLHNCVSPNWLSRTYSSHVSWITGQAMEIGAPAIWFLIDSWEGHLTPPEAVSIADKSSRGSDPNMVRAAAELALSCLPHAHALNPNEIQRAILQCKEQSDLMLEKACITVENTAKGGGVYPEVLFQVAKYWYELYLRHTPGGEQQEEIPHDPLQLDPSGALLVESGPPMDLVTGQVIPGPAQAVVVTSTQPPPPQPYPSVHPSITTPAPLGVGTPYTVAPYSFVHRFHHHLPAFGGPMPPHRVALPPPPSHMQMFHPLFSPHPGHPQHPRNPAVGTQQPLVPQYYAPPPVTTVNVQAPPGTHHMFTMQQPMPVNVQSGVAGPLPGQNGLPGPTLVQAQPIISTVRAQPQVHRQSQPFSPQQLRALVAAYRVGMLALETLARRVHDDRPQAKYARNPPYGEDVKWLLRVSKRLGNQYLHQLCICTVNSIVSPFVLHDVALEAAHYLARSNPTLVLQHLRSALAPLVHKCQQMYIQCMHQKLYHLAAGDYEDFVSVVCAARAAFQITPEGHTQFKEWLQSIRRSKSCKKDLWAQINAALQQNGK; from the exons ATGGGAGCAAACGTTCATAATTTACCAACCGTTATGGCTGCTCGTACTCAGTACAATGTAGCTGTGACATTTGATAGGCGACGTATCACATCCTGCAATTGCACATGCTCTTCAACGGCATACTGGTGTTCACATGTAGTTGCGGTTTGCTTGCATAGAATACATCTG CCAACCCAAGTATGCTTGAGAGCACCTGTGAGCGAATCTCTGTCCAGGCTGCATCGTGAACAACTACAGAAATTTGCTCAATATCTTATTAGCGAACTGCCACAACAAATCCTTCCCACTGCTCAGCGTCTTTTAGATGAACTTTTATCAGCGCAACCTAGCGCTATAAATAGCTATTGCGGAGCACCAGATCCCACTGCTGGAGCATCCGCTCATGATCAAACTTCCTGGTACTTGGATGAGAAAACATTACatgataatataaaaaaaattcttatcaaATTTTGTGTACCTGCTCCGATAGTTTTCAG CGACGTGAATTATCTAAGTACCACTGCCCCGCCGGCTGCTGCAGAATGGTCATCTCTATTGCGACCGTTAAGGGGTCGTGAGCCAGAGGGGATGTGGAATCTTCTTTCAATAGTCAGAGAAATGTTTAAAAGAACAGACAGAAACGCTATACCGCTTCTTGAAATAATTACCGAGGAGTGTATGGCTTGTGAACAAATTCTCGTGTGGTGGTTCAACACTAAAGTTGCCCTTTCAAATGGTTCTGGACACGGGGGTGGAAAACATGGCAATATGAACAGCAATGCGTCACAACATGCTTGTTCTTCGCTCTGTGATGAGATAGTTGTTCTCTGGAGGTTAGCAGCATTGAATCCTGGGCTATCTCCATCTGAGAGGGAAATGCTTCATGGTCAGTTCACAGCGTGgcatatgaaaataattgacaaG ATAACTAAAAGTCGAGGTAGCTCAGTGTCACATAACTCACACAATAGGAATAATAGTAGCATTCAAAATTCCTTAAGAACAGATCTTGAGGTATTTACAGGATTTAAACCAGCGCTAGAAGCTTGTTACTTAGATTGGGAAGAATACACACTTCCTGGGATCACGTATACCGCTGGGAGTAACCCTATGTACCACTGTCCATTCACGTGTTTCAGACATGCGGGAGACGCAAGGACAGAAGTTAATCAA GTAAATTCAAGTCCTGCGGTTCTAAATTGTCAACCGCCAACGTCTCACCATCATGGTAGAAGACCGCTCAGTTTGGGATTGGTAGAATTCAGTTACATGGATAGAAGACGGTTGAATCCGCGAGAGTTTCCTGGATTATGTTCCAGAAATGCTGGAGACGGAAACAGAAGCAGCGTTAGTTCGGAAggattttgtgaaaattatacGGACATGCCAGAGACACCAGAACCACAGGCAGTTCTTGTCAGACGCGGTTGCGCTCAGTTAAACAACTGTGGAGATACAGATTCGCAG GAAGGTGGCGGCAGCGAATCATCATCTAGTAGCAACACCAGTCTAAACCACGCTCAAAGTTTGGATAAGCACCGCTCAAATGCGTCGTCTGAGACGCACAGTGATAGTAGTGATAGTAGTAACAGTAAAACAGTTGAAACAAATCGTAGGCCAAGTTTAGTCGAGTATAGTAATGAACCAGTGGCAAGTACTTCACGCGGTGTTGTACCTAAGCATAATGTTGTGAAAAGTGGACCGGACTCAGATCTCGAGAAGGATCCATCGAGGAGACCATCCAAGGATGAGAGTTTATCATCGAGCAGCGACAGCCCATCTGGGGATGAGTACAACGTGTATTATTATGACCCAAAAACACCAGTAGCTAATGGGGGTGCAAGTAATAAAGACTCAAAGAACGAAACACTTGCTATTAGTTCTGCAAATACCAGTACAGTCTTAGGCAATTTAAAGAAGACCGAGGATCCATGGGATATACTCTTCGCCAGAGCTGAGGGACTTCACGCGCACGGTCATGCAAGAGAAGCGTGTACTCTTGGCGTTCAGCTTGCCGAAGAATTACTAGCTAATCCACCTGACTTGATGATCGAGGTACCACCTCTGCCAGtcaaaggaaaaaggaaaaag CAACAAATCAATCCTGCCTCGCACCAACTCACCTGCTTGGCATCTGCGACGTTGGCAAAATGCGGTTTCCTCTGTACGGTGCTTGCCGAAAATTCTGAACATCACAATTTGGCCTTTAGAGTTGGATTATTCGGACTTGAAATGGCTAGGCCTCCAGCGAGCACGAAACCTCTTGAA GTCAAGTTAGCTCATCAAGAAAGCGAGTTGGTAGGCTTACTGAAAAGGATACCATTGTCTCCTTCTGAACTCGCCATGGTTAGACAGAGAGCAGAGCAATTGAGAGATGGAGTATTACGGTCCAGAGGTCACGCCCTATTGCCAATTATGCTGTCCAGCTTCATCTTTGATGCACTCAACATTTCAA GACTGAAACTGCCCACAGACGTAGACGAGAACCTCGGATTTGACGCAGCAGTCGCAGCTCTTGGATTGAAGGCGAATGTCAGTGAAGCAGACCATCCCCTATTATGCGAAGGGACACGGAGGCAAAG AGGGGATCTGGCTATAACTCTGTTGGTGCACTACAAGGATATACCGATGAAGGTGGCACGAATAATGGATAAATTACTGGACCGCGATGTTCATCAACTGATCAAATCACCTATACTTAGCAGTTATTACTCCTCTAATCCTCCTACAAAGAGTCAG ATGGCCGGCTTCCGTTGCGAGGAAGCGCGTGCTTCTCCTCTCACTGGAATAGAAACAACTGGTAATGGGGATGGTGCTCTTGGAGCAAATAGCAGACCCCATAGCAGCACTAGTGCAGAAATTGAAAGTGGAATGAGTACTTTAACAGTCCAACCACAAACAGCTCAGCAGCAGGCACCAGCAAGAACTAAAGAGACTCG tttcaaGGGCAAGCGGGCATATCCATCGATTCCTAATCAGCCGTCAGAAGCTGGAGCGCACTTCATGTGTGAACTTGCTAAGACAGTTTTAGCTAAGGCTGGGGGTAATAGTGCCACTTCGTTATTTACTCAGGCCTCTACTAGCCAGAATCATCACGGACCACATAGGGCTCTTCACATGTGTGCCTTCCAACTTGGACTCTATGCCCTTGGTCTACACAACTGCGTTAGTCCAAATTGGTTGAGTCGCACGTACTCGAGTCATGTCTCTTGGATAACTGGTCAAGCAATGGAAATTGGCGCTCCTGCTATATGGTTCCTTATAGATAGTTGGGAGGGACACTTGACTCCTCCAGAAGCTGTCAGTATAGCCGACAAGTCTTCCAGAGGAAGTGATCCCAATATGGTTAGAGCTGCTGCTGAATTAGCTCTGTCATGCCTGCCGCATGCGCATGCTCTCAATCCGAATGAGATACAGAGAGCTATTTTGCAG TGCAAGGAACAAAGTGATCTCATGCTAGAGAAGGCTTGTATAACTGTCGAAAATACCGCCAAAGGTGGTGGAGTTTATCCAGAAGTATTGTTCCAAGTAGCCAAATACTGGTATGAATTGTATTTAAGG CATACTCCTGGTGGGGAACAGCAGGAAGAAATTCCTCACGATCCTTTGCAATTAGATCCAAGCGGAGCTCTGCTTGTTGAATCTGGACCTCCTATGGACTTGGTTACCGGTCAAGTAATACCAGGTCCAGCTCAAGCAGTTGTTGTGACAAGTACTCAGCCACCACCACCTCAGCCGTATCCAAGCGTGCATCCATCTATTACAACACCTGCTCCGCTGG GGGTTGGGACACCATATACCGTAGCTCCGTACAGCTTTGTGCACCGTTTTCACCATCATCTTCCAGCATTTGGTGGGCCAATGCCTCCACACAGAGTGGCGTTACCTCCACCACCTTCTCACATGCAGATGTTCCATCCCTTATTTTCTCCTCATCCTGGACATCCTCAGCATCCTCGAAATCCAGCTGTTGGTACCCAGCAACCTCTGGTACCTCAATACTATGCCCCACCACCTGTAACGACCGTTAATGTACAAGCACCTCCGGGAACTCATCATATGTTTACTATGCAACAACCGATGCCTGTGAAT GTTCAGTCTGGAGTAGCGGGACCACTTCCTGGTCAAAACGGTCTGCCTGGTCCAACTTTAGTTCAAGCTCAACCTATCATATCAACTGTTAGAGCGCAACCACAG GTACATAGACAGAGTCAACCTTTCAGTCCACAGCAGCTGCGAGCATTGGTAGCTGCTTATAGGGTTGGTATGTTGGCTCTGGAGACTTTGGCTCGAAGAGTTCATGACGACAGGCCACAAGCCAAGTATGCTCGAAATCCACCATATGGAGAAGATGTAAAATGGCTACTTCGTGTTTCTAAACGCCTCGGTAACCAGTATCTCCACCAACTCTGCATTTGCACAGTAAACAGCATCGTCAGTCCTTTTGTTCTTCACGACGTTGCACTCGAGGCTGCTCACTATCTTGCTAGAAGCAATCCAACCCTAGTTTTACAGCATTTGAGATCAGCCCTCGCTCCGCTCGTTCACAAATGTCAGCAAAT GTATATCCAGTGTATGCATCAGAAGCTTTATCATCTAGCAGCAGGGGACTATGAGGATTTCGTCAGTGTTGTGTGCGCAGCAAGAGCCGCATTTCAAATCACTCCTGAGGGGCATACTCAATTTAAAGAATGGCTGCAGTCCATCAGAAG ATCAAAGTCCTGCAAAAAGGATTTGTGGGCGCAGATCAACGCGGCACTACAGCAGAATGGCAAATGA